The DNA window ctaaaagaaatattttgtataaaatgacCAAAAGTTTATAATAGAGACAATTATTTGATGGGCATAAAATACATAGCATTGTCCTTTTTCACGTGTAACAAAATCCTGAGCCTTGATCAAAATCTCTTTTATTCGTGTTCGAGAAcacacaatattttattttcccgATTTCTTAAAGAGAAAACTGGGTTGGCGACTCTAAAAAGTAGTATAATCAATATCATTAAATCATAGTTTGGTTCCTCACCTCATTTTAGACGAGATAACTTCTGGGGAAGTCGtactatattttgatttatgagGTTTGAGATGAAGATAAACCACTTGATTTAATGAAATCGACATTAAGTTAGACTCTAGTTTAACCTATCATTTTAGTTTCTCATCCCACTCAAAATTCGTGAGGAAGTAAAATTATGAGGCTAAAACTATTGAGTCAAATAAACGCTTTAAAATGTCGACCGTTTTTAGGtgttacaattattttaaattgtatatttagaaaataaaataaaaaaattaaatttaaaatattttgtttattcttaatttttttataatttcataagttaataaaaataagatgaatctatatttaataatttgaaaaaaattatattttgtattcaaataaatgttgttatatatgtaattttgattttgtaattatgacttttatttttatgtaatctaattattattgtttcttggaataatttttatatttaattatatatatatatatatataataatatataactgatatcttttataaataattttcttcttttagacatttataaattttaagcaAACTAAAATGCCTAATTTTAAAcggttcaaaaataaaatttgaaggCAATTTCAATATCTTACTAAGTCACaaaatttatgttctttttaagttaatattaaatagtagatattaaataacaatagttttaaataatttccccatttttcaaccaaaaatattttataaagatacTTAAATCgggatatttttaatataaaataagatatgaaTCCTTGGGGGCTTGCTCTCTCAagtcattttcattattttcattcatttaacactaatgtctatttttttttctataaaaacaaatgtgatagtttaaaatatcaatttattcaataagaaattaaagaaatgaGAGTTAtgattcaaattcatttttagcttaatccaaaaaaaatagTACATTCATTAACTATATAGTAAAGAAatattcaagaaaaaaaaactttgctGATTATTACAATTAGTATGgacattttccaaaaataaaaattcaattcacttaGAATTACCTTAGCAATTCATTTGATTAGACTTTTGTTCAattcacttaaaatattaaattctcttattttacttttaataattcaagaACTACTTTTACTAAATGAATTTCAATTTATGCAAactattaataatatgataCTCCTCAACAATAAAGGTTAGAGTACTTTGGTTTGTTTAGTTAAGATTTTTTAATCCACACATCattttatcaactttttttAATCATCAAGATACTAAAATagcttttatttaaaaataaaaatcattgtagatctacattttaaaaataaattcaaataaacctttacCTTTACCAAACAAGCTCCAAATCAAATAGAATTTTGAGCAAGCAAATTCTAAATaacctttatcatttttttattatcaaataattgaaaattaataataatgatgaaaAAAGAAAACCATTCAAATATagattgaagaaaatgaaaagttattagcaaaaaaaaaaaaagaaactcaAAATTGTCCCATAAGAACCCGGTTCATGAGTTGTTATTAgcaaaatcaaatatcaataCTACCCGGTTTAAGGAAACCGGGTTTGACAAGATCAAGCCACAAAAACAGTTCCAATTCTTACATCTTTATTTGGGatagaagatgatgatgatttatGAGTTGTCTGATCTGAAGAACTCTCTCTAACCGAACTTCtctttgaagaagatgaagatgatgaagatgaagaagatgaagatgaaataACCCTTCTTGATCTAATCCTCTTTTTAGCTTCATCAATCTCTATCTGTTCTTGTCTGCATTCATAGCTGCAAAACGCCATATCCCCTCTGCCAAATGAAAAACAATCTAAATGCATGCATGAATCATGATGATGCAACAAACCTAATTTAAATCATTCAATCTCAATTCGAAACTTACCTGTACATGAAGATATCTCTGTTATGACCAAGATATTTCCGACAAAGAAAACATGATTCAAGAAAGTTTGATTCTTTAATGAAATCATAGTATTCAGATCTAGTGTAAAATATAGGTTTTTTTGATCTCTTTTCTTGCTCCATCTCCATTACTACAATTTGCAGAGttagagaaaagaaagagaagatttatgaagaagaaccatggctttatttatatacatacaaaGAAGGGAGACTGGAATCAGGTGTTAAGTGGTCCACATTAACGAGAACTTCATGCATGCTAATTTTCATCCTCCAACTTTTTATGTTCTTCAATATTGACCCCTCACTTTTCTATTCTTTTACTCCATTACTCTTTCATTCAacctatttaaattatattatgcttatatgaataaaaaatcttatatttcaCAAGTCAGTTGAGATTGAGTCAACAATAAGCGTATGTTCAATAATTCTTATATTAATGTTGAGAAATCGTAGCTTAATTGTTGTGGATGTTTTTACCAAATTCTCTACATAAACTAAAAGTGATTCTAGATATATAACAAAAACTTTGTAAGAAGATATTTCGAGAAATCTATATATGAATATAGTATTAAGTCTCAACCGTAGAATTGGTTTAACGTTGGAGTAATTCAAATCAATTTAACGTTGACTTATATAGattatacatattaatttacattttaaaataaaaatatgtgcatgtatttcaaataacataaaaaaatatcaataatttttaaaaagttggGTTTTGATTCTCTTTCAGAGTGCGACTAATTCTCACGGGTTAAACAAATAACTCGTAAATCTACTCAACCAATTTAACTAAACAAGCCAAACTTGGCGTCTGACGATCTCAAATTCAAGACCTCAAAAAGACTGGAACATTAGGTATCCATCTCCTTAGGTATCCATCTCCTTTTGCCGCAAAGCTAGAGGATGATAAAGATAGATTTTACATCAAGATAAATATTACTTTAGGgagaatataaataagaataaaatcttTGGggactaaattaaaaatttaaggaAAACGACAAAAAGGGGACAAAAACAGCTAATATGGGCCCACTCAAATAGgcaagaaaacaaaaaattcgaTCATAACTCCCATCACTCGAGTCATCATCGACTCGGCGTTGGGTCCCACCTTTTACaggaataaattacaaatttatccTCAAACTATTATTACTTGTGCAGTTTGatcttttaactttatttttaaaactttcagATTTGCTTGTACTTGCTTGCCCCTTTGAAGAacttataacaaatatatatttaaatttatgaatgtaC is part of the Impatiens glandulifera chromosome 1, dImpGla2.1, whole genome shotgun sequence genome and encodes:
- the LOC124922377 gene encoding FCS-Like Zinc finger 3-like; the encoded protein is MEMEQEKRSKKPIFYTRSEYYDFIKESNFLESCFLCRKYLGHNRDIFMYRGDMAFCSYECRQEQIEIDEAKKRIRSRRVISSSSSSSSSSSSSSKRSSVRESSSDQTTHKSSSSSIPNKDVRIGTVFVA